The Streptomyces sp. NBC_00344 genome includes a window with the following:
- a CDS encoding sugar phosphate isomerase/epimerase family protein, which translates to MTVKQLSLPELVDACLDMGIPGVGLWREPVRQYGLAAAAKLVREAGLAVTTLCRGGFLTAADPAERAAALADNRAAVDEAATLGTDTLVLVSGGLPAGSKDLHGARERIADALAELGPYAAGHGVRLALEPLHPMFAADRCVISTLGQALDLAERFPAGQVGVAVDTYHVWWDDRAPAQIARAGENQGCQGAAPASGGGPAAGRIHTFQVADWTTPLPAGVLNGRGQIGDGAIDLRRWRELVDAAGYRGPIEVELFNEALWEREGVAVLRETAERFARFVVR; encoded by the coding sequence ATGACCGTGAAGCAGCTCTCCCTGCCCGAACTGGTCGATGCCTGCCTGGACATGGGGATTCCCGGCGTCGGCCTCTGGCGGGAGCCGGTGCGGCAGTACGGCCTCGCGGCCGCCGCGAAGCTGGTGCGGGAAGCGGGTCTTGCCGTCACCACGCTCTGCCGGGGTGGATTCCTGACCGCGGCAGACCCGGCCGAGCGGGCCGCCGCGCTGGCGGACAACCGCGCGGCCGTCGACGAGGCGGCGACGCTCGGCACGGACACGCTGGTGCTGGTCTCGGGCGGCCTTCCGGCCGGCTCGAAGGACCTGCACGGGGCGCGGGAGCGGATCGCGGACGCACTGGCCGAACTGGGTCCGTACGCGGCCGGGCACGGGGTCCGGCTGGCGCTCGAACCACTGCACCCCATGTTCGCCGCCGACCGCTGTGTGATCTCGACCCTCGGCCAGGCCCTCGATCTGGCCGAACGTTTCCCGGCCGGGCAGGTGGGCGTGGCCGTCGACACCTACCACGTCTGGTGGGACGACCGGGCTCCCGCCCAGATCGCCCGGGCGGGAGAGAACCAGGGATGCCAGGGCGCGGCCCCGGCATCCGGCGGCGGGCCCGCGGCCGGGCGGATCCACACCTTCCAGGTGGCGGACTGGACGACTCCGCTGCCGGCCGGGGTGCTGAACGGACGCGGCCAGATCGGCGACGGTGCGATCGACCTGCGGCGATGGCGCGAACTGGTGGACGCCGCCGGCTATCGCGGCCCGATCGAGGTGGAGCTGTTCAACGAGGCCCTGTGGGAGCGCGAAGGTGTGGCGGTGCTGCGCGAAACCGCGGAGAGGTTCGCACGATTCGTCGTCCGGTGA